The segment GAAGATCATGGATTCACAGCTGGGACACTTGAGAAGCTAGAAATGGAGATCATAGAGCTCTTGAGGTCAAAGAGGGGGAGTCCTGTTTCTATTGCCTCATTGCCTATGCTGTATTATGAGAAGTATGGAAGAAATCTTCGGGCTGAGGGGTACCTCACTGAGAGCCAGTGGCATGGGAAGGCTGGTTTCAGCTTGACAAAGTTGCTTGCCCGCTTGAAGAACAGCATCCAGCTCATAGACAGGTATCTATATATGTACTTGTATGGAAGTTCCTCCATGTTTCCCTGTTTAATGTGCTCACCGAATTCTTCCTAATAAGGGCTGCATTAAGCTAGTTTAATTCTGTAAACTGAGTGCTAGTTGTTAAAGATGTGATACAATTTTGAACATCTGCAAACTTAGTGGCAGTAGTTGTTGCTCTCTCAGATTGCTATCCACTTCAATTGACAAAATGAACTAGCACAGAACTTATAGGCTTGGCATTGGGCTTTATCCACTTATTCTTCTATTTATCTTTCTCCTTTCCATGTATCTTTGAATAACAGACCACATGGGCAACATTCGGTAGTACTAGCAGAAGATGCCCACAGATATATAGTATGCAGGAACGAGAGAAGTGATCCAGGTGTAACAGCTGCAAGTTCTCATCAGATATATCTTACATTCCCAGCAGAGAGCACATTTACTGAGGAAGATGTTGCCAACTATTTTAGGTTACCAAACATCAGCCAAATCATACCTAAAAAGATTTGTCGGTGCATTTTCCTTGATATTGATGCCTTTGTTCATTGTTATTTACCAGAATCTTTGGCCCAGTTCGTGATGTGAGGATTCCAAGCCAAGAAAAGCAAATGTTTGGGTTTGTCAGCTTCCATTATGCACAGACtgttaatgatattttgatgaagCAGAATCCCCATTTTATTTGTAATTCTCGTGTCCTGGTAAAGCCATATAGGGAAAAATCGAGGAACATTGACAGGTAATTTACTTCTCTTTAGCATGTCTATTGCTTGTCTTGCAGCCTGTTTTAGTTGGTAACTGAATGTTAGAAGGATTGGTTTTATTCAATATTTGCTCTGATCTCTCCACTACTGTCATTCTGAGTTAGaattttttgttcttgtttattgTAATCAAAAGCAATTTGAGTACTATTGCTGATGTTTTGAATCTGAAGGTACCGATGATTAAACAGCCAATTTCAACCATCAGATTTTgtgctaaatatattttttcgATATTTCCATTGACATCTCATACaaggaagctttttttttttttcaagaagctTTTTTCTTATCTCTATTAGGAATCCCCATTTTGTTTGTTATTCTTGTGTTCTGGTTAAGTTATATATGGAAAAATTGAGGACATTGATATGTTTTCTCTTTGGCGTGTCTGTCAATTGTCTTATGATCCATTCTAGTTGGCAACTAAACTTTAGCAGGATTATTATCATCCATATGTGGCTTGATCTCTCCACCATTGTCATTCTGAATTAAAACCTATTGTTATcatttagggggtgtttggttggaatAATTAAGGCCTGGAATGGGAATTGGAATAGATGACTCCCATTCCTATTGTTTGGTTGAGAGGAATCCCATTCCGATTCCTATTCCAAAGAGGAATGGAAATGATCCATTCCTTGAGCACCCAAATCCGGACTTGTCTCAATGGATTCAAAATCTCATTCTCGTGGAatgagatggaaaaaaaaaatcattcaggTTCCCATGATGGTGGTCGTGGTGAGCATGGAAGCGGGGATCATCAGCGGCAGCGGTGCCCGGACAGTCGGAGAACTTGAAGGGCGCGGAGATCTGGTGGAGGAGGCAGCGGTCGGCTGGGAGCGGCGATCGAGAGGAGGCGGCGGTGGTGCCCGAATGGCCGGAGAACTTGAAGGGCGCAAAGATCTGGTGGAGGAGGCAGCGGTCGGTTGGGAGTGGCGACCGAGAGGAGGCGGCGGTGGCAGAGGATTTCCCCTTGGCCGGAATGGATGGAGGCGAGGGAGTCTTAGTcggaggagggaggaggaaagcTCAGATCTTTAAGGGGAGGAGGTAGTCGTGGCTGGTGAGATCGTACTTCTCGATGAGGTTGGCGAGGTCCTCATCGGAGGTGATGGAGATCAGGACGTCGAGGTCCTCCGTTGACCGCAAGGGAACTTGTAGGGGGCCAGGATGCGGGTGTCGGGgcagggagggaggtgggagggGGGAAGGGTTTGTGCGGAGCCGATCATCGTCTTTGGGGAAAGAAATGGCGGGGGGgggggaggaggagaaggaagaggaggggGGGAGGGGCTTCGGCCATTTGGTTTGGTTTGTGCGGAGCCAATCATCATCTTTGGGAAAAGAAATGGCAGGGGGGtggggaaggaggagaaggaagggaAGGAGGGGGGAGGGAGTTCGGCCATTtggtttatattattttaattttgatatattaaattttaatattatataattatgatatattaaatataatatgaaataaatcaattactattgCATGTataatcatcataatttttttataaagtaatatttttacagtaaaataatatttactatctatattttttaatgataaatttttttaaaaaatttaaaaatattattattatgtttaatttttatttaatattaatttttaaaatagttaattttaaaaaattttagttaagaataaaaataaaaatttgagttgactccGATTCCAATCTTAGTATGAACCAAACAACAATAGTGAGAATCATCCATTCCAATTCCGATCACGAGCCAAATGTTTCGggagatttggccattccgatttcgattccaaaccATTCCGATTTCATTCCCATTCTAATTCCGGTTACGAACCAAATGTCCccttagggggtgtttggtttccgaccggaatcagaatgggaatgaaaatcggaatggcttggaattggaatcggaatggtcaaatctcccgaagcgtttggttcgtgatcggaatcggaatcgaaattggaaggaaaaattgaattcatagaggagagtagggattgagttctatatagattgagccattcccattccacctaggaatcggaatcggactcctcccaaccaaacggttggaatgggagtcacccattctgattccgattccggACCTCCACTcttcccaaccaaacaccccctactGTAATCTGCTGCTGAATAATTTGAGTGGCATTGCCAATGTTATGAATCTGAAAGTATATATGATTAACCAGCCAATTTGAACTATCAGATTATTTGCTGAAATGTATCTCAACCGACATCTAGGATCATTTTTTGTATCTCAACCGACTTCtaggatcatttttttttcaatatttctaCTAGGATCTCATTTGCAGAAGTTTTTTTCCCAATATATACAGAATGATTATTGTTTATACTTTATACATGCAAATTTACATGCTAGATCCTGCATGATGTAAATACCAGAGAATATGCATTGAGAAACTGGGAAAGTATTGTTTCCAACTCCTCAAAACATCTACTCTGCATAATTGTTTCCATTTTTCCTGTGAAGCATACTTTTCTGCTGTATATGAGAATTCAGGATCAGTTTGAAATTGCAACTGAAATGATAATTtgcaaaatattgaaattaaatatcttTCAATTAGAAGCACTGAGGGAAAGTATCTAAAACATATAAACAGGAAAAAGAATTCTCGTgtatgattttgattttaatttgtgcATGCTTACCATGAAACATGAGAGACATCTGAATTTCTGAAAGATTTAAAGTATAACATGCTTTGTCCTCATCTTCATGACTAAATTCATAATTTAGCTAAAAAATTCTGGAGCAGTTTCGGAGTTGTCCAAAAATGGAGGATTATGGCACTGTTGGAGATTTGAAAACATCTATTTGTTCTTATTCAATATTACTGCAATTTCTAGATTATGGTGCACCATTGAAGGCTGCATGTTGTGATTCTTACAACTCATGTTCACTATAGGATGGAATCAAGTactaataaatagaaaatttacaaTACTAATCATCTAAAAAATCAGCATTGAGAAAGAATATATTGTACAGGTTTTGTACaggaaattttaatttgagaatgaAACACAGGAAAATTTTGGGTGGAAATTCCTTTCTATTGTTTGTTTCATTGATATCAACTTGGCTGGCCAAAAATGATGTGACCTGCAATCTAGCTCACTAGAAATTGGAGAGCAGGACCATAATTAAATAACAATATACACAGACACTATGCATGTTTTTGCAAGGAACCTGAAATTTTTTTGTCTCGTGGTTGTCAGTGCTTCTTCATTATGATTGTAGTTGATATTGCATTAAAGTTTCTTCCATCCTATGGATGCATTATGATTGAGTTTGCTAATTTACACGGACTTATGACTTTATAAAACAACATGCAGTTTGACGAATGTTTGGCTCATCTACCCATACTGGTTTTCCAAAGTTGATGCTTGGTTCTATTTCTTCTGATTGTACTTTTTCCTCATCATGATATGAAACATTCTTGCATTGCAGAACCTATATGGAGAAAATCAAACCTAAAACGTATCATCGTTCTCAATATCTTAAAATGGATCCTAATCTTCATGCAGGTAAGTCAGCATTTTCAACTTTAAGTCATGATTCATATTATTTTGTTCTGTAAAAGATGATGTTTATCTTTGTACATTATTCCATCCTAACTTCTTTGTAATTTTATATGATGCCTCTTGCCTTCAGTTCCAAGAGAATCAGATAGCTCGAGGATGCTTAAAAGCAAGTTAATTGAGCAGGAAATGATATTTGAACTCGAGAGAAAATGTCTCTTTGAGTTGAACTTAGCATCTAAGCCACTAACTTGGCAACCTTATTTCAGTTATGACATGGAAGGATTTAAAGTTACAGAAGGTTTGACAGTTTAATCTTGAGAGATGTCATTATCCTGGTTCTGATATTTGTCCTACACTAATTTGTAGAGCTTTGTGCTGATTGTTCAGATTCCAATGAGTTCCCTTTGATAGATCATTTTAGCCATACCCTTGATGCTCTTAATAATGTTTCAACAAGTGATGACAAAGCTAGGCAAACAAGTGACAGTTACAGTGACCAGGAGAGGTAAGCCATATGCACAAGATAACTATATAGCTAAATAATATGTGAATATTATTTTCCATAAAACATTATTATCATTGGTCATGTGGTAAGCTTTACTATGTCCATAATATTCATTCAATCTGTGTATCTTCCCTTCCAAAATAAATGGTAGAACGAGTAGAACTCTTCCTGCTTATGCTTACCCTGAATTACTCTCTTTATTGATCACTAAGGACATTTCTTGATGCATGTCTTGATAGTCTATTTTTCATTTATATTGTAATTTGAAATTGCATGTTTTTGGGTTCATATTCTAAGGATTGGGGGAAGAATCCTTAAAATGCTGAATTGTGTGTATCTTTGTTGAGGTAATTTTGAAAATTTACAATCACTCTGTGCCCTAACAATTTCGAGGTTATCTGTAATGGCTCGGCATCTGCTAAAATTTTAGtgaaatattaaatatatcaaatttatgTGAAAAGAATTGTTTCAGTTTTCAAGGTTCCAATAATTGACTTGCTTTCATGCACACAAGCATCTAACTAGGTTTTTCTTTGGCATGCAGTGGCCAAATTGAGCTCCCAGAGAGTCCTTTTTCTTGTCCACCAGTAGGAAGCAGCATCTCTGCAGTCATATAGATATCCAGAGAAGAAGACAGAAGAATATAGATAGATTGCTCCATTTCATACTTCAACACAGCAGTTTTCAAAACCTAAACTCTACAGATCAGTGAGATGTTGATGAATTTTATACCGATAACCAAAAGATCAGTCGCTTCATTTTAATTTCATGGGAGAAGGTTACAAAATTGATACAAGCACATGGAATTGGAAAAGGTCTACACTCATTGTAGATAGTGGAGCATAACTTCATTGATGATCATTGAAGAGAAAGGACTAGTTGTTCAGTAGAGGAAGAGGACAGCATGAATACAAGGTGTTGGGTTCATTATTCAGAGGCAGTTCTTCATGACATTTTGAACAGGAGGTGATATATGACAGGGGCTATTGCAAATTGCAGTGGATATCTCAATTTTGCAAGTAAGGATCTGGCTAACAGTGCTAGGAAATAATGAGGGCATCATATTGAAATAGATCATATAGTATCAGTGATGTTTTGTTGATGGTGGGGTTGGATCTGATACTTGTTTAATCATGTCTTTTAACAAAACAAAGGACCCATTATTGTGAATATATTTCTTCTTAGTTATTGCTCTTGCGGCTCCATTTTTACATGAGAACTTTATATCTTGccatctataaaaaaatattgcaGAAATCTAGTGCTCATGGAGTTACCACTAAGTAGCCTTCCTCATCTGTGCCATTAGTGTGCTGTGGCCTAAAGCAAGTTCAAGATCACAAGCTGCTTGTACTGTTGTGTATCATTTTGGTTGGCTCACCATTGTACCGGTCCCTGCTAGTGGCTAGCTGGaataatggatgtgaaaatggattAATACAACCTCCATCATGGATATCTGATGTAGCCCTAGAAAAAGTAATGAACTTCATTTAACCCAAAATGTGATATGGATGGAACGTTACATGGATCCTTGTTGAGTACAATCTGCACTAGTTGACCAAATCATTTAGTCTGATCTTTTATTTATTtgtcccaattttttctttagttttggtTCCTCTTTATAGTCCTGATAAAGACTAATGGCACTTTAAGCTGAGGAAAGTGTAAAGGAAAATAAAAATCGATCTCATCCATCTTGTAGTAACTATGGACTACACTATTAAGTGATGAAGTTCATATGCTTTTTGTGAACCAACATCATTATCTATGATCTACCCAAAAAAATATTGTATAATTATTTGGGGAAAAAAGTGAGGCTTAAGTATCGAATGTTATCAACATCTTATAATATCTATGGAGCCACAACACCTCGTCTTCAATAGTCACCTTATCAAATATCTTAAAAATCCCACGGCCTCTGAGGTATGTTGATAATTTTCTCATAAACCTTAGGACAGTGATGGGATGTTTCTGATGACAAAGTTGTGGATTAGTTGTAAGTGCTTGCAGGATGAGCCGTGTTCATTCTTCTGCCAAATCAGATGAACCTACACACAATAACATGGAAAGAAGTATCAGTTAGTTTGATAAACTCAGGGTTGCCTTGGTGGCTATACCCCTCTACTTAGCAACCAAAAGTTCTGAATTCTTATCATGGTGCATTTCCAACCATGAGGATTGTGACATGGGTGAATCTCGCTATTTGTCTCACAGGGAAGTATCATCTAGCATTTCAATTCATGTTTATAATTATTTAGTAAGCCATTTCACATGAAAATAATTTGGATGGCAATGTATTACAATCACAATTACTTCCCCAATAGTAGATTGGGTGGTCAATGATATATCTAGCATCAATCCCACTATTTCTATTTGTAGATGAAGTGATACATGAAGGTTTGTCAGATGTTATCTATTAAGAAATTGGGGTGAAGAGTGTAATAATGTAAAATCTTTCAATTTCAAATATCTATTGCCACTTCccatttaccttttttttttttaaggattaAAAGGGGCCACAATCCCTTCTTCAACATTATACCCACCTCATCACTTGACAACTAACTTCAATTCAGATCAAACACACCTTCTTATTCAAGTGGTAAGGAATGATACCACCCGAGCAAGCATTCTGTCATTGCcccataaattttttgtatgactggtcatgattaaatttattttacaaatatgatagATGTTGTTTTATAGCCATTTTGTGTGCATATTTTTGTTGTTGCTACTTTTTGAATTTAAACCTTTATAGTTGCTTGATTGGAATGCATGGTGATTATCAAAATTTCAAGTAATTTTTGTGAAACTATCCAATCAAATGGTCTCTTGCTTGATAAGTAATGGGAACAGCAAGCCAACCAATCGGCTTAATCCAACAAACTTTTTTGTAGATACTTTTTAAGTTGGTGGTTTGCAAGGCAGTGGTGTCAAGGAAAAGGTAGCCActgtaccaaaaaagaaaaaaagaaaaaaaaaatggaaaagataGACACTGGCCTATTGATAGATAATTTAGGCGATGGTCATAGGACTCACCTAGCGTCTTCTCCTCTTGGGCCCACCTTTTCCCAAAAGCTTGCTCTCTAAAGCActtctcttttatttatttatttatttatttttgtgtttGAAAGATGGCAACTATTCTGCTAGTATATGTACAACCACTAGAATCTAAGTTCAAAAATCCCTAAAATATCATTTCCGAGAAGTCGATAATATAAGAAGCCATTCAATTTACTGCATTATTTGCCTTTTATAGACATGCTTAAATCGAAAAGTAGTGAGGGATAAAGTAAGCCTCCAGATATCCAGTAGAACTGTTGCCTGGCTAAATATCCATGAGAACATAGATTTAGTCACCTTCCATGATTATATTTGTTGCTCTCAACATGGAGATGGCATGTCCCATGCAGCCTATAAATTTGCCAAAGTTAACATAATATGAACGAGATGACATCCTTTTATGGCCGTAAAAGTTGACCTGCAATTCTTGATCACAAACCCGCAGCCATTCTCCTTTACCGCGTATCAAAGTTAACCTTGAGGAAATAAAGGGTTGGGAGCTCCAAGGTTAAAAAGGTTACTTAAGAAGATGCAGAACCTATGAAGAGAGAGTATGATATCCCAATCCATAAACCAAGAAACAACATGGATCTTAaagcatgaaaaaaataaaaaaaaaaagagagtgttATGTCCCAAATTCAGAATATTACACGGCCATACTACCGATGGATACAGCCTACGATAACACAAAGCCAGTCatcataatcaactaaaatctttctgttggtgcaaaaatccgcttgcgccggaaaagctggagtcgaagaagtcacggtcgccgccgggacctgcaaaagaagtctaaaccggagatggggttgctccggcaagaccctccgatgctcaagtcagttctctgcctcaacaagaatggagtgctcgaacgaaaattttagcagagtttctaggtaaaaacgagagcttatggaataacgtatctggggttccccttttatagacggagggggcaacaaattgatagcgacgtctgtaaccgtctggtcatgggccgcccagagtcaggaggaatttattgcggagggtagtggagcgggatcgtggttatcgccgtggctcgccacgtggaatcaattacggggagtggagcggcgtccgctgtcgtgactcatcaggaagtggtggaatcgcacagaatccgccgcatggagtggagcagaatcgtggctgttaatacggcctgtcagggagtaacgaagctacgcagggtccgccgcagggagtggagcagtgttgtccgttactgtggcctgtcagggggtccagacttgtcggtcgaagttgggttggagtcggtagcgaggtccggtacccgtaggagtttgggcgaggtcttcccgcagtcggaatagaagacggagtctgattctcgtagaagtccggacgcagtctacttgcagttggggtcgtaggcggagtccggctcccgtaggagtccgggcggagtcttccagcagtagaagttgtggacggagcccgactcccgtaggagtccgggcggagtcttccttgcagtagaagttgtggacggagcccggctcccgtaggagtccgggcggagtcttccttgcagtagaagttgtggacggagcccgactcccgtaggagtctgggtggagtcttccttgtagtagaagtggtggacggagcccagctcccgtaggagtccgggtggagtcttccttgcagtagaagttgtggacggagcccggctcccgtaggagtccgagcggagtcttccttacagtagaagttgtggatggagcccggctcccgtaggagtccgggtggagtctttcttgtagcagaagttatggacggagcccggctcccgtaggagtccgggcggagtcttccttgcagtagaagttgtggacggagcccggctcccctaggagtccgggcagagtcttccttgcagcagaagttgcggACGGAACGACGGGAGTttaccaacagtagtcgaaagtcggaagagacttgcgagggtcgatcccgccaagaacttcgaccgagggtattttatacccaacaccagtccccccactttcgagtttgaatttcgaatgaaggaagtacagagaggttgtcacagccgaagttctccccttgacgtccgtgcgcaaccgtcctcggatatgtcggcatttaatgcacgcatgccagagccctttttccgattagggtgacccgaagagtcttttcgaaactcccaccgggatgtgatcccaagcatcgcgccatgaaagtttgcgaatagtcaaccctcggtagcggctagtgggacacgcgggacacgtggtgagcaccggttggtctagggacactcgccaccataattgcgctaagatccgctgcctatttaaaccccccacccttccttcgGGGGCTTTACTTCGCCTGAAGGACGACacctttctttcatctgagagcttagctactcagccactccatcggtgcccctgccaactccgagcgtcctccacaccggtctttgccgtctctctgccgtctccagccctccgattcctctctaaggggttcccccgccagggcctccaccccggaggccatcctcaagaggatgccacgggcttggaggagggcaaggaggagaacagcagtctgcgagttctccggtcatcgagcggccgtTGAAGGTTCCCGTCGCTTCAAAAGGGGCTCGGGGGaggattccttcaacaacaggggtttaataacgggggccaccagtgaaggcattctgcctgagaatttcggagtagcaagatggggtgacaccggtcaagagggcagagctgtcgtcacaagctgtggtgggatccttgatgtcgtcggggccgagggaccagaagcggtcgacgccgacggtggggcagtaaaacttgttgcagggacggtagaagtagcgcatgccgaccttgccggaacacttaggatggtggttgtcatggagcattcggtgatggcgatatctctggcgccattgctgcctccggggtaactccgattttttttgaaacaggtcttcgtcgccgctgccgttgcccttactgccccctggaatctatcccatccttttccccctagggttgggatttcagaggtggagcggaacaaggcgggggtgagagccgataggcttgtcacacgcactgaaaaatacggctgggaaggacagaaacgggaagagaagtttgcagcttgaagtggccttcggtgtatcccttccaagccaTGTGCTCGAGctctgtaataatgtattctttttcggccctccgggtcttgtaacgtacatcttgttagtcaaaaaatgaggaggtgattttgttaccttgtccgtactttgcatcgaatcgttgtctgccgaactttttctttgccattgttattgttgtattcccttcccctcctctccttttttttttcttttggaatttttccttcgcttttggggaggctacgggagttcggctcccgtaggcgaagtcggggcgtagttcggctcccgtgggagtccgggcggagtcttcctgcaattaaagtcaggtgcgatgtccgactcccgtaggagtctggacagagctttccagcagttgaagttggtgacggagcccggctcccgtaggagtccgggtggagtcttatTGCGAGGGGGCTGCTGGGGAAagtccccccctttttctcttctggtcttcgaACGATCGGACTTTTAATTGACgccgggacgaggttcttctcccattcctgtcgtaacaggtttcagctctggttaggatgaggtcctcctctg is part of the Elaeis guineensis isolate ETL-2024a chromosome 15, EG11, whole genome shotgun sequence genome and harbors:
- the LOC105061493 gene encoding zinc finger CCCH domain-containing protein 18 isoform X1, with amino-acid sequence MLAMGRGEAKCCDMDFSELTKIISSRIQKLEPDNAIKIMGCILLKEPGEQEMVQLAIGHENILLSKINDAKAMLRMLSPKNSALAQIQSIPDISHQPGSYPPSGSCPFSSPASFHVPAPYWDPQLASDQHYPMHNLNFCPPTYTDSVGDEYSLHNKPQFLGMDEQLDTVNPTGSYYHADAALGGGMTGRTSRRSQSLSELPIRPCHYYIKGFCKHGVNCRYPHSLSYLDGYAQLFGPGMNELPNEDHGFTAGTLEKLEMEIIELLRSKRGSPVSIASLPMLYYEKYGRNLRAEGYLTESQWHGKAGFSLTKLLARLKNSIQLIDRPHGQHSVVLAEDAHRYIVCRNERSDPGVTAASSHQIYLTFPAESTFTEEDVANYFRIFGPVRDVRIPSQEKQMFGFVSFHYAQTVNDILMKQNPHFICNSRVLVKPYREKSRNIDRTYMEKIKPKTYHRSQYLKMDPNLHAVPRESDSSRMLKSKLIEQEMIFELERKCLFELNLASKPLTWQPYFSYDMEGFKVTEELCADCSDSNEFPLIDHFSHTLDALNNVSTSDDKARQTSDSYSDQESGQIELPESPFSCPPVGSSISAVI
- the LOC105061493 gene encoding zinc finger CCCH domain-containing protein 18 isoform X2, with the protein product MLAMGRGEAKCCDMDFSELTKIISSRIQKLEPDNAIKIMGCILLKEPGEQEMVQLAIGHENILLSKINDAKAMLRMLSPKNSALAQIQSIPDISHQPGSYPPSGSCPFSSPASFHVPAPYWDPQLASDQHYPMHNLNFCPPTYTDSVGDEYSLHNKPQFLGMDEQLDTVNPTGSYYHADAALGGGMTGRTSRRSQSLSELPIRPCHYYIKGFCKHGVNCRYPHSLSYLDGYAQLFGPGMNELPNEDHGFTAGTLEKLEMEIIELLRSKRGSPVSIASLPMLYYEKYGRNLRAEGYLTESQWHGKAGFSLTKLLARLKNSIQLIDRPHGQHSVVLAEDAHRYIVCRNERSDPGVTAASSHQIYLTFPAESTFTEEDVANYFRIFGPVRDVRIPSQEKQMFGFVSFHYAQTVNDILMKQNPHFICNSRVLVKPYREKSRNIDRTYMEKIKPKTYHRSQYLKMDPNLHAVPRESDSSRMLKSKLIEQEMIFELERKCLFELNLASKPLTWQPYFSYDMEGFKVTEDSNEFPLIDHFSHTLDALNNVSTSDDKARQTSDSYSDQESGQIELPESPFSCPPVGSSISAVI
- the LOC105061493 gene encoding zinc finger CCCH domain-containing protein 18 isoform X3, which produces MDFSELTKIISSRIQKLEPDNAIKIMGCILLKEPGEQEMVQLAIGHENILLSKINDAKAMLRMLSPKNSALAQIQSIPDISHQPGSYPPSGSCPFSSPASFHVPAPYWDPQLASDQHYPMHNLNFCPPTYTDSVGDEYSLHNKPQFLGMDEQLDTVNPTGSYYHADAALGGGMTGRTSRRSQSLSELPIRPCHYYIKGFCKHGVNCRYPHSLSYLDGYAQLFGPGMNELPNEDHGFTAGTLEKLEMEIIELLRSKRGSPVSIASLPMLYYEKYGRNLRAEGYLTESQWHGKAGFSLTKLLARLKNSIQLIDRPHGQHSVVLAEDAHRYIVCRNERSDPGVTAASSHQIYLTFPAESTFTEEDVANYFRIFGPVRDVRIPSQEKQMFGFVSFHYAQTVNDILMKQNPHFICNSRVLVKPYREKSRNIDRTYMEKIKPKTYHRSQYLKMDPNLHAVPRESDSSRMLKSKLIEQEMIFELERKCLFELNLASKPLTWQPYFSYDMEGFKVTEELCADCSDSNEFPLIDHFSHTLDALNNVSTSDDKARQTSDSYSDQESGQIELPESPFSCPPVGSSISAVI